A single genomic interval of Capricornis sumatraensis isolate serow.1 chromosome 11, serow.2, whole genome shotgun sequence harbors:
- the RIMS2 gene encoding regulating synaptic membrane exocytosis protein 2 isoform X39: protein MQRSQSRSSLSASFEALAGYFPCMNSLEEEETGGKKLRSTVQRSTETGLAVEMRNWMTRQASRESTDGSMNSYSSEGNLIFPGVRLASDSQFSDFLDGLGPAQLVGRQTLATPAMGDIQVGMMDKKGQLEVEIIRARGLVVKPGSKTLPAPYVKVYLLENGVCIAKKKTKVARKTLEPLYQQLLSFEESPQGKVLQIIVWGDYGRMDHKSFMGVAQILLDELELSNMVIGWFKLFPPSSLVDPTLAPLTRRASQSSLESSTGPSYSRS from the exons ATGCAGCGCTCGCAGAGCCGGAGCAGCCTCTCCGCCTCCTTCGAGGCGCTGGCCGGCTACTTTCCCTGTATGAactccctggaggaagaag AAACCGGGGGTAAAAAGCTACGGAGCACTGTCCAGAGAAGTACAGAAACAGGCTTGGCTGTGGAAATGAGGAACTGGATGACTCGACAAGCAAGCCGAGAATCTACCGACGGCAGCATGAACAGCTACAGCTCAGAAGGAAA CCTGATCTTCCCTGGTGTCCGCTTGGCCTCGGATAGCCAATTCAGTGATTTTCTGGATGGCCTTGGCCCTGCCCAGCTAGTGGGGCGCCAAACTCTGGCCACACCCGCAATGG GTGACATTCAGGTAGGAATGATGGACAAAAAGGGACAGCTGGAGGTGGAAATAATTCGGGCCCGTGGCCTTGTTGTAAAACCAGGTTCCAAGACACTGCCAG CACCATATGTAAAGGTGTATCTGTTAGAAAATGGAGTCTGCATAGCCAAAAAGAAAACGAAAGTGGCAAGAAAAACGCTGGAACCCCTTTACCAGCAACTATTATCTTTTGAAGAAAGTCCTCAAGGAAAGGTTTTACAG ATCATTGTCTGGGGAGACTATGGCCGCATGGATCACAAATCCTTTATGGGAGTGGCCCAGATACTTTTAGATGAACTGGAGCTATCCAACATGGTGATTGGCTGGTTCAAACTCTTCCCCCCTTCCTCCCTAGTAGATCCAACCTTGGCCCCTCTGACAAGAAGAGCTTCCCAATCATCTCTGGAAAGTTCAACTGGACCTTCTTACTCTCGTTCATAG
- the RIMS2 gene encoding regulating synaptic membrane exocytosis protein 2 isoform X38: protein MGRQGLGGAGAAGRSMQRSQSRSSLSASFEALAGYFPCMNSLEEEEGKTGGKKLRSTVQRSTETGLAVEMRNWMTRQASRESTDGSMNSYSSEGNLIFPGVRLASDSQFSDFLDGLGPAQLVGRQTLATPAMGDIQVGMMDKKGQLEVEIIRARGLVVKPGSKTLPAPYVKVYLLENGVCIAKKKTKVARKTLEPLYQQLLSFEESPQGKVLQIIVWGDYGRMDHKSFMGVAQILLDELELSNMVIGWFKLFPPSSLVDPTLAPLTRRASQSSLESSTGPSYSRS, encoded by the exons ATGGGCCGGCAGGGCTTAGGGGGCGCCGGCGCCGCGGGGCGCTCCATGCAGCGCTCGCAGAGCCGGAGCAGCCTCTCCGCCTCCTTCGAGGCGCTGGCCGGCTACTTTCCCTGTATGAactccctggaggaagaag aaggga AAACCGGGGGTAAAAAGCTACGGAGCACTGTCCAGAGAAGTACAGAAACAGGCTTGGCTGTGGAAATGAGGAACTGGATGACTCGACAAGCAAGCCGAGAATCTACCGACGGCAGCATGAACAGCTACAGCTCAGAAGGAAA CCTGATCTTCCCTGGTGTCCGCTTGGCCTCGGATAGCCAATTCAGTGATTTTCTGGATGGCCTTGGCCCTGCCCAGCTAGTGGGGCGCCAAACTCTGGCCACACCCGCAATGG GTGACATTCAGGTAGGAATGATGGACAAAAAGGGACAGCTGGAGGTGGAAATAATTCGGGCCCGTGGCCTTGTTGTAAAACCAGGTTCCAAGACACTGCCAG CACCATATGTAAAGGTGTATCTGTTAGAAAATGGAGTCTGCATAGCCAAAAAGAAAACGAAAGTGGCAAGAAAAACGCTGGAACCCCTTTACCAGCAACTATTATCTTTTGAAGAAAGTCCTCAAGGAAAGGTTTTACAG ATCATTGTCTGGGGAGACTATGGCCGCATGGATCACAAATCCTTTATGGGAGTGGCCCAGATACTTTTAGATGAACTGGAGCTATCCAACATGGTGATTGGCTGGTTCAAACTCTTCCCCCCTTCCTCCCTAGTAGATCCAACCTTGGCCCCTCTGACAAGAAGAGCTTCCCAATCATCTCTGGAAAGTTCAACTGGACCTTCTTACTCTCGTTCATAG